In Raphanus sativus cultivar WK10039 chromosome 5, ASM80110v3, whole genome shotgun sequence, the following proteins share a genomic window:
- the LOC108856614 gene encoding probable WRKY transcription factor 58 isoform X2, producing the protein MALEDDVTSMRTTTLVAPTRPTITVPHRPPAIETAAYLFGGGDGLSLSPGPLSFVSSLFVDSFPDVLTPDTQRTASFSQLLAGAISVSPGGGGGRSTAGMFAGGSTMFTIPSGLSPSSLLTSPMFFPPQSPRQTSLVQPQRPDSFPNQMPPSTSTAVHDRQCFEVSQADHRARNHYSNLANNNNNNRSYNVVNVDKPADDGYNWRKYGQKPIKGCEYPRSYYKCTQVNCPVKKKVERSSDGQITQIIYKGQHDHEKPQNRRGGAGGARNSGEIGDIHYIGGSGQMMESSDDSGYGKDHNNDTDDDDLPASKIRKTDGGVSTTHRSVTEPKIVVQTRSEVDLLDDGYRWRKYGQKVVKGNPHPRSYYKCTTSNCTVRKHVERASTDVKAVITTYEGKHNHDVPAPRNGTAAATSNTAGTSDHHRMTSMSGNMQQHMRFANTNITGQSPVLLRLKEEENNY; encoded by the exons ATGGCGCTGGAGGACGATGTAACTTCGATGAGAACGACGACGTTAGTGGCTCCAACAAGACCCACGATTACAGTTCCGCATAGACCACCGGCGATCGAAACGGCGGCGTATCTCTTTGGCGGTGGAGATGGGCTTAGTCTGAGCCCAGGTCCACTTTCTTTTGTCTCGTCTTTGTTCGTTGATAGCTTCCCTGACGTCCTGACGCCGGATACTCAAAGGACAGCATCGTTTTCTCAGCTTCTTGCCGGAGCTATCTCGGTGTCTCCAGGCGGAGGCGGAGGACGTTCGACGGCGGGGATGTTCGCTGGAGGAAGTACGATGTTTACAATTCCTTCGGGTTTGAGCCCTTCTAGTCTTCTTACCTCTCCCATGTTTTTCCCTCCTCAG TCACCACGTCAGACCAGCCTTGTCCAACCGCAACGACCAGACTCATTTCCTAACCAGATGCCGCCATCGACATCCACGGCCGTCCATGACCGTCAGTGTTTTGAAGTTTCGCAAGCTGATCATAGAGCTAGAAACCATTATAGTAATCTTGCGAATAACAACAATAATAACCGGTCATATAACGTAGTGAACGTTGATAAACCGGCGGATGACGGTTATAACTGGAGGAAGTACGGCCAAAAGCCGATCAAAGGGTGTGAATATCCGAGGAGTTATTACAAATGCACTCAGGTTAATTGTCCGGTTAAGAAGAAAGTTGAACGGTCATCAGATGGACAAATCACTCAGATAATTTACAAAGGTCAGCATGATCATGAGAAACCTCAAAACCGTCGTGGTGGTGCTGGTGGTGCCAGAAATTCCGGTGAAATTGGTGATATTCATTACATTGGTGGTTCAGGACAGATGATGGAGTCTAGTGATGATAGTGGTTATGGTAAGGATCATAATAACGATACTGATGATGACGATCTTCCGGCGTCAAAGATAAG AAAAACTGACGGTGGTGTGTCGACGACTCACCGGTCGGTGACCGAGCCGAAAATCGTCGTTCAGACAAGAAGTGAAGTCGACCTTCTCGACGATGGTTATAGGTGGCGCAAGTATGGACAAAAAGTAGTCAAAGGAAATCCCCATCCAAG GAGCTATTATAAATGTACAACGTCGAATTGTACGGTCCGTAAACATGTAGAGAGAGCTTCAACTGATGTGAAGGCTGTCATTACAACTTACGAAGGTAAACATAACCACGACGTCCCTGCCCCTAGAAACGGCACGGCCGCAGCAACCTCAAACACGGCGGGAACTTCCGACCACCACCGTATGACATCAATGTCGGGGAATATGCAACAACATATGCGTTTCGCTAACACCAATATTACAGGCCAGTCTCCGGTTCTTTTGAGattgaaagaagaagaaaataactaCTAA
- the LOC108856614 gene encoding probable WRKY transcription factor 58 isoform X1: MALEDDVTSMRTTTLVAPTRPTITVPHRPPAIETAAYLFGGGDGLSLSPGPLSFVSSLFVDSFPDVLTPDTQRTASFSQLLAGAISVSPGGGGGRSTAGMFAGGSTMFTIPSGLSPSSLLTSPMFFPPQQSPRQTSLVQPQRPDSFPNQMPPSTSTAVHDRQCFEVSQADHRARNHYSNLANNNNNNRSYNVVNVDKPADDGYNWRKYGQKPIKGCEYPRSYYKCTQVNCPVKKKVERSSDGQITQIIYKGQHDHEKPQNRRGGAGGARNSGEIGDIHYIGGSGQMMESSDDSGYGKDHNNDTDDDDLPASKIRKTDGGVSTTHRSVTEPKIVVQTRSEVDLLDDGYRWRKYGQKVVKGNPHPRSYYKCTTSNCTVRKHVERASTDVKAVITTYEGKHNHDVPAPRNGTAAATSNTAGTSDHHRMTSMSGNMQQHMRFANTNITGQSPVLLRLKEEENNY; encoded by the exons ATGGCGCTGGAGGACGATGTAACTTCGATGAGAACGACGACGTTAGTGGCTCCAACAAGACCCACGATTACAGTTCCGCATAGACCACCGGCGATCGAAACGGCGGCGTATCTCTTTGGCGGTGGAGATGGGCTTAGTCTGAGCCCAGGTCCACTTTCTTTTGTCTCGTCTTTGTTCGTTGATAGCTTCCCTGACGTCCTGACGCCGGATACTCAAAGGACAGCATCGTTTTCTCAGCTTCTTGCCGGAGCTATCTCGGTGTCTCCAGGCGGAGGCGGAGGACGTTCGACGGCGGGGATGTTCGCTGGAGGAAGTACGATGTTTACAATTCCTTCGGGTTTGAGCCCTTCTAGTCTTCTTACCTCTCCCATGTTTTTCCCTCCTCAG CAGTCACCACGTCAGACCAGCCTTGTCCAACCGCAACGACCAGACTCATTTCCTAACCAGATGCCGCCATCGACATCCACGGCCGTCCATGACCGTCAGTGTTTTGAAGTTTCGCAAGCTGATCATAGAGCTAGAAACCATTATAGTAATCTTGCGAATAACAACAATAATAACCGGTCATATAACGTAGTGAACGTTGATAAACCGGCGGATGACGGTTATAACTGGAGGAAGTACGGCCAAAAGCCGATCAAAGGGTGTGAATATCCGAGGAGTTATTACAAATGCACTCAGGTTAATTGTCCGGTTAAGAAGAAAGTTGAACGGTCATCAGATGGACAAATCACTCAGATAATTTACAAAGGTCAGCATGATCATGAGAAACCTCAAAACCGTCGTGGTGGTGCTGGTGGTGCCAGAAATTCCGGTGAAATTGGTGATATTCATTACATTGGTGGTTCAGGACAGATGATGGAGTCTAGTGATGATAGTGGTTATGGTAAGGATCATAATAACGATACTGATGATGACGATCTTCCGGCGTCAAAGATAAG AAAAACTGACGGTGGTGTGTCGACGACTCACCGGTCGGTGACCGAGCCGAAAATCGTCGTTCAGACAAGAAGTGAAGTCGACCTTCTCGACGATGGTTATAGGTGGCGCAAGTATGGACAAAAAGTAGTCAAAGGAAATCCCCATCCAAG GAGCTATTATAAATGTACAACGTCGAATTGTACGGTCCGTAAACATGTAGAGAGAGCTTCAACTGATGTGAAGGCTGTCATTACAACTTACGAAGGTAAACATAACCACGACGTCCCTGCCCCTAGAAACGGCACGGCCGCAGCAACCTCAAACACGGCGGGAACTTCCGACCACCACCGTATGACATCAATGTCGGGGAATATGCAACAACATATGCGTTTCGCTAACACCAATATTACAGGCCAGTCTCCGGTTCTTTTGAGattgaaagaagaagaaaataactaCTAA
- the LOC108856613 gene encoding cyclin-dependent kinase C-2 C-like: MSFQSQNTHIYSSLSTLPTPPSHRPVVNSSPKKHRNNNNDDAPRSKTAGVSLRSGLSHGNVEAEQVAAGWPTWLSSAAPEAVHGWIPLRAEDFEKREKIGQGTYSNVFRACEVSTGRVMALKKIRVQNFETENVRFIAREIMILRRLDHPNIMKLEGIIASRNSGSMYFVFDYMEHDLEGLCTSPDIKFTEAQIKCYMQQLIWGVEHCHLRGIMHRDIKAANILVNNKGVLKLADFGLANIVTPKNKNQLTSRVVTLWYRAPELLMGSTSYNVSVDLWSVGCVFAEILTGRPLLKGRTEIEQLHKIYKLCGSPNEELWEKNKLHPQTKMFKTQHQYEGCLRERFEEFPKTAIDLLENLLSMDPEKRGTASSALMSEYFNTKPYACDPSTLPKYPPNKEMDAKYREELQRRRRVTINKRDNLASKKAVKSRRIIKEPSNLNTLPTQQESKKEAETQIILQTPSETSQATTRSQFPYTGLSQTTAPASGFAWAGTKKRKENDAASTLTYNQPAGSASHVSGMSMAFAKNTFGLTINEDKPFLRPHVSLNSSGVHHKKPEEDALSQLNAVFQTNGMNEILRRTESDARVGVRKPPKIERG; encoded by the exons ATGAGCTTTCAATCACAAAACACACATAT TTATTCAAGCTTATCAACACTTCCCACTCCGCCATCTCACCGCCCTGTCGTCAACTCATCTCCTAAAAAACATCGCAATAATAATAACGACGATGCTCCAAGATCGAAGACGGCCGGAGTTAGCCTGAGATCGGGATTGTCGCATGGCAATGTAGAGGCTGAGCAGGTGGCGGCTGGTTGGCCCACTTGGCTCAGCTCTGCCGCACCGGAGGCCGTTCATGGGTGGATTCCATTACGCGCCGAGGACTTCGAGAAAAGAGAGAAG ATTGGGCAAGGGACGTATAGCAACGTGTTCCGGGCTTGTGAGGTATCAACGGGACGAGTTATGgctctaaaaaaaataagggttCAGAATTTTGAAACTGAAAACGTAAGATTTATTGCCAGAGAAATTATGATTTTGAGAAGACTAGATCATCCAAACATCATGAAACTCGAAGGGATCATCGCGTCACGTAATTCAGGCAGCATGTACTTTGTGTTCGATTACATGGAGCACGATCTCGAAGGCTTATGTACATCTCCTGACATCAAATTCACCGAGGCACAG ataaaATGCTACATGCAGCAGCTTATATGGGGAGTAGAACATTGTCATCTACGAGGGATTATGCATAGAGACATTAAAGCCGCAAACATTCTGGTGAATAACAAAGGAGTTTTAAAGCTAGCTGATTTTGGACTAGCTAACATTGTAACGCCAAAAAACAAGAATCAGCTAACAAGTAGGGTTGTGACGCTATGGTACCGTGCACCTGAACTTCTAATGGGTTCAACGAGTTATAATGTATCCGTGGATCTTTGGAGCGTTGGATGTGTTTTCGCTGAGATTCTTACCGGAAGACCACTGCTTAAGGGAAGAACAGAG ATTGAACAACttcacaaaatttataaactatgTGGATCACCAAATGAAGAGCTTTGGGAAAAGAACAAGCTTCATCCTCAAACTAAGATGTTTAAAACACAACATCAATATGAAGGTTGTCTGAGAGAAAGATTTGAGGAGTTTCCCAAAACAGCAATTGATCTTCTTGAGAATCTATTATCTATGGATCCAGAGAAACGAGGAACTGCCTCTTCTGCTCTCATGTCCGAG TACTTTAACACAAAGCCTTACGCTTGTGATCCATCGACATTACCTAAGTATCCACCTAACAAAGAAATGGATGCTAAGTACCGTGAAGAACTTCAACGAAG aagaagagttaccataaataaaagagataaCTTGGCATCAAAGAAAGCAGTGAAATCACGTAGAATAATCAAAGAGCCTTCAAACCTTAACACGTTACCAACTCAACAG GAATCGAAGAAGGAAGCAGAGACACAGATCATTCTCCAGACGCCATCAGAGACATCTCAAGCGACCACTAGAAGCCAGTTTCCGTACACTGGTTTATCTCAAACCACAGCGCCGGCAAGCGGGTTTGCATGGGCTGGTACgaagaagaggaaagaaaaCGACGCAGCTTCAACGCTGACTTATAACCAGCCTGCAGGATCCGCTAGCCACGTCAGTGGTATGAGCATGGCATTTGCGAAGAACACTTTTGGGTTAACAATAAATGAAGACAAACCGTTTCTTAGGCCGCACGTTTCTCTAAACTCCTCCGGCGTGCATCACAAGAAACCAGAAGAAGATGCGTTGAGTCAGTTGAATGCTGTTTTTCAAACTAACGGGATGAATGAGATATTACGGAGGACTGAGAGTGATGCCAGAGTCGGTGTTCGAAAACCGCCAAAAATAGAAAGAGGTTAA